GCTTGCCTTTCTTGCGCAGCTCGTCGAGCTGGCGCGCGACCAGCCGCGCCGACCGGCCGCGCTCGTCGTTGTTGCGCTTGAAGGTATCGAGCTCCTCGATGACGGGCAGGGGGATGACCACGCGCGCGCCCTGGAAAGCGAACATGGCCAGGGGGTCATGGAGGATGACGTTGGTGTCGAGCACGAAGGTTTTCATGTGCGCTCCTTGAAGGGGGCGACGAACTCCGCGAAGGCCTCATTGGCCAGGAACAGGCCTTCCCGCGTGAGCCGCGCCCGGCCTCCGTGCCGGGTCACCAGCCCCCGGCGCTCCAGGTCCTCCCACTCGCGGCGGAACTGGCTTTCCATGTCCGGCTCAAGAGGCAAGCCCGCGACGCGGCGCAAGCCCAGGAACACCCGTTCGCCGAGCTTGTCCTTGCCCGCCAAGGTCTCGCTCTCCGCCACGGGCCGCGCTCCGGCCTCGACCGTGCGGCAGTACTCGTCGAGGTCGGAGCTATTGCGGCTGCGCACTCCGCCCAGATGCGAGGCCGCCGCGCAGCCCAGGCCGACGTACTCTCCCCCCGCCCAGTAGTTCAGGTTGTGGCGCGACTCGTGACCGGGCTTGGCGAAGTTGGAGATCTCATAGTGGCAGAGCCCCGCCGCCGCGATGCGGCCGATGGCGGCCTCGAGCAGTTCGCGGCCGGAATCCTCGTCGGGCATGAACCCGGAGCGTCCCAACGGAGTCTCTTCATGGACATCGAGCCCATACAGCGAGAGATGGTCCGGCCCCAGGGCCAGGGCCCGGTCGAGGTCCTCTCGGAACACGGCCGCGCTCTGCCCGGGCAGGCCGCAGATGAGGTCCACGGACAGCGACCAATCGCCGGCCTGACGGGCCAGCGCGAAGGCCCGCAGGCAGTCCTGGGCCGAATGACGCCGGCCCGCCGCCTGCAAGACCCGGTCGTCGAGGGATTGCAGACCCAGGCTCAGACGGGTCACTCCCGCCCGCCGCAAAGCCGCCAGCTTGTCGCGATCGAGGCTCTCCGGGTTGGCCTCGAACGTCACTTCCCGGTAGCGCCCCTTGGGCAGGCGGGCGAAAAGCTCCTCGATCTGCCCGGCGCCGAGCTCCGAGGGCGTGCCGCCGCCCACGTAGAGAGTCTCAAGGTCCGGCAGAGGGCCCCGGAGCGCCGCTTCGGCCTCCAGCGCCGCGAGGTAGCGCGGGATGTCGGCGCTCCGCCCGGGGAAGGAGGTGAAGTCGCAGTATCCGCACTTCCCCGAGCAGAACGGGAGATGGACGTAAAGACCCAGCGGGCCTGCTTCTGCCAACCTGGTCCTCGCTAGTTCTTCTTGATGAACATCGAGATCACGTCGATCGGGACCGGGAATATGGTCGTGGTGTTCTTGTCCACGGCTATCTCGGACAGGGTCTGCAGATAGCGCAGCTGGATCGCGGCCGGGTTCTGAGAGAGCACCGCCGCGGCCTGGCCGAGCTTCTCGGACGCCTGCAGTTCGCCTTCCGCGTGGATGATCTTGGCCCGGCGCTCGCGCTCGGCCTCGGCCTGCTTGGCCATGGCGCGCAGCATCTCCGGAGCGAAATCGACATTCTTGATCTCGACCGTGCTCACCTTGACGCCCCAGGGCTCGGTATGGGCGTCGAGGATTTTCTGGAGCTCGGCGTTGATCTGGTCGCGCTGGGCCAGGAGCGCTTCCATGTCCAGCTTGCCCAGCACGCTGCGCAGCGTGGTCTGGGCGATCTGGGAAGTCGCATAAAGATAATTCTCGATCTGGATGACGGCCTTCTCCGGGTCCATGACCCGGAAATAGACCACGGCATTGACCTTGATCGAGACGTTGTCCCGCGTGATGACGTCCTGCGGCGGCACATCGAGCGTCACGGTGCGCAAGCTCACGCGCTGGGCGCTCATGATGCCCGGGACCACGATGATCGGCCCGGGGCCGCTCACCTTCCAGAGGCGGCCGAGGACGAAGACGACCATGCGGTCATACTCCGTGATGATCTTGATGGACATCAGGGCCACGACGATGATGATGAGGACCGGCATCGAGACTATTCCCATCTTGGAGGCCTCCTTGGAATGGACGTCCGGCAGATTCTCCCAAATATGCGTCTCGCGCGCAAGTGCGCGCGAACAGTGCGCGCGTACGAGCTACCAGGCCAGCAGGGCCACCCCGGCGGCGCCCAGGCTGGCCAAGGCCAAGCCCAGCCGCAGCCGCGGCGCGGTCAGTTCCAGGCGCAGGGTGTGCCGCCCCGGCGGCATCAGGCAGCCGACGAGGGCATGGTTGGTCCGATAGAGCGGAGTCTCGCGGCCGTCGAGCCAGGCCCGCCAGCCCGGATACCAGATCTGGCTGAGGATCAGGAAGTTGCGGCCGCGGCTGTCCACATCGTACCAATACCGGTCGTAGCCGCGGCGCGCCAGCCGCGCCACGCCGCCGGAGAGTTCGAGGTCCTGCGGCGGCAGGTCCGCGACATAGGCTTCCCGCGCCGAACCGGACGCGGCAACCGCCGCCAGAGACTCCGTGTCGCCGGCGACCCTCCGGACCGCGGTGGCGAAGTAAGCGGGCCCCAGCGGCCGCGTGTCCCGCCAGACCCGCACAGGCAGGCGCGTCATTCCCTGGTAGAAATCGAAGACCGGGACGCCCTGGGACTCGCCGGCAGGCGCATAGCCGATCCCCTCCAAAGCGACCGGCCCGTTGGCCACGATGGCCTCGATGTCCAGGGCTCTGAGCAAGTCCGGCTTAGCGATAGATTCCAAGTCGGTCCACACCACAGGCCATCGCGGCGCGCGGCGCGCATCCCCGTACTTGAGCACCGAGAAGTAGTCCTGGAAATGCTTGAGGTTGAGCGGCTCGTAGCCGTTGGCCATGTCGATGCCCAGATAGCCGGCGGCCCCATAAGGGATGGCGCGGCGGCCGATGGCCGCGACCCGGCCATGCCCCGCGGCCCGCCGCAGCGGAGCGTAGAAGGCTTGCTGCGGAAAGATATCGGCCAGGGGAACGGCGACCGGAATCATCCGCCAGGCGTTGTCCA
The DNA window shown above is from Elusimicrobiota bacterium and carries:
- a CDS encoding slipin family protein translates to MGIVSMPVLIIIVVALMSIKIITEYDRMVVFVLGRLWKVSGPGPIIVVPGIMSAQRVSLRTVTLDVPPQDVITRDNVSIKVNAVVYFRVMDPEKAVIQIENYLYATSQIAQTTLRSVLGKLDMEALLAQRDQINAELQKILDAHTEPWGVKVSTVEIKNVDFAPEMLRAMAKQAEAERERRAKIIHAEGELQASEKLGQAAAVLSQNPAAIQLRYLQTLSEIAVDKNTTTIFPVPIDVISMFIKKN
- the hemW gene encoding radical SAM family heme chaperone HemW, which translates into the protein MAEAGPLGLYVHLPFCSGKCGYCDFTSFPGRSADIPRYLAALEAEAALRGPLPDLETLYVGGGTPSELGAGQIEELFARLPKGRYREVTFEANPESLDRDKLAALRRAGVTRLSLGLQSLDDRVLQAAGRRHSAQDCLRAFALARQAGDWSLSVDLICGLPGQSAAVFREDLDRALALGPDHLSLYGLDVHEETPLGRSGFMPDEDSGRELLEAAIGRIAAAGLCHYEISNFAKPGHESRHNLNYWAGGEYVGLGCAAASHLGGVRSRNSSDLDEYCRTVEAGARPVAESETLAGKDKLGERVFLGLRRVAGLPLEPDMESQFRREWEDLERRGLVTRHGGRARLTREGLFLANEAFAEFVAPFKERT